The Siniperca chuatsi isolate FFG_IHB_CAS linkage group LG9, ASM2008510v1, whole genome shotgun sequence genome includes a region encoding these proteins:
- the LOC122881888 gene encoding uncharacterized protein LOC122881888: MTAASPVCSPASSHSTRSSPVCHSACHRHLRKGKAFQTKLQLRSAPGVWLMLGVAVVLVGMSVAVAGYVSAAPKPAGGRGSTHIERMKLAGPMVMGVGLFIFICAATLLYENQDEVLRRETPDDLEDLKGGNGWEDSQEQPSFSCQEQWECKDGEQGSWATPAHTLPLSNQNCGPSLLLSPPRRNRHNISSRPSPPLSSNAGGRDKEEDREEEEEEEMEGRSTLLAQVLHHQEPTPHPPSPCLSISNSSVCSDSCNSSEINFNIRTGSSPPHQH; encoded by the coding sequence ATGACAGCAGCCAGTCCTGTCTGCAGCCCTGCCTCCTCCCACTCCACCCGGTCATCACCTGTTTGCCACTCAGCATGCCACAGACACCTGAGGAAAGGCAAAGCCTTCCAAACCAAACTGCAACTGCGTTCTGCCCCAGGCGTGTGGCTAATGCTGGGTGTAGCGGTGGTTTTGGTGGGGATGAGTGTTGCGGTGGCGGGCTACGTGTCTGCAGCACCAAAGCCCGCGGGCGGCCGAGGCAGCACCCACATTGAGAGGATGAAACTGGCTGGGCCCATGGTCATGGGAGTGGGCCTGTTCATTTTCATCTGCGCCGCCACGCTGCTGTATGAGAACCAGGACGAAGTCCTCAGACGAGAGACACCTGATGACCTTGAGGATCTGAAGGGAGGAAATGGCTGGGAGGATTCGCAGGAGCAGCCCAGCTTCAGCTGTCAGGAGCAGTGGGAGTGTAAAGATGGAGAGCAGGGATCCTGGGCCACTCCGGCCCACACACTCCCCCTCTCGAACCAGAACTGTGgtccttctctccttctttctccacCTCGCAGGAACAGAcacaacatcagcagcagaccATCACCACCGCTTTCATCAAATGCAGGAGGTAGAGATAaagaggaggacagggaggaggaagaggaggaggagatggagggaagaTCAACCCTACTGGCCCAAGTTCTGCACCACCAGGAGCCAACTCCTCACCCTCCTTCCCCCTGCCTGTCCATCTCTAACTCCTCCGTCTGCTCAGACTCTTGCAACTCTAGTGAAATCAACTTCAACATACGGACAGGCTCTTCTCCGCCACATCAACACTGA